One window of Phycisphaeraceae bacterium genomic DNA carries:
- a CDS encoding serine/threonine protein kinase, with product MAEPTEERLIAMAVARYFGNTGPSDGAEPCPPTRPSVDALLDELFPSVNAEARASLRTSLIGAISGASRASHAERDRHAVIGTDLGSSIPEVPGYDLIEEIGRGGMGVVYEGYQRSTGRRVAVKFMRGSGRDLSLRFEREIDLLARLSHPGIVSVIDSGAAADRYYYVMEYVEGRPLDQHLTPGTSEPRNVLKLLADIADVVNDAHQRGVLHRDLKPANILVESNGRIRLLDFGLAKAIDPDTGVNAELTISEAGRPMGTLAYMPPEQASGGSSGISVRSDVYALGVIGYYLLSGRHPIDVDGKLLDVIKRIQHEQPDRPSSIRNGLGADIDAMIGKATSKLPQDRYATASDFGADIRRYLAGLPIEARRVSDIVRSWRWIKRNRALAAVVCVSALLVVSFGVAAFLRVVDERDKARRIASHSMRELSRLQSSEESTRAAVTEARELYGENSAVYADALIRLALVMERSSQHTAAALEAGRALEIVKRILPESDPLYSMAHLHYGRMIFQPGRYIDSEPVLREAVRLLEAHPAFDGLALAQARMYLGSALHQIPGRMPEAERYLRESYEWYRQHPDRDDGYMTGVLRMLASAIANQGRVEEGEAELLRALHEEEQRELPDPARRLRLLLFLADYYTAGRRMDEAAVYREKAQADLAKGIDPFSVPTPAQRYLGESEADPR from the coding sequence ATGGCCGAGCCAACGGAAGAGCGATTGATCGCCATGGCGGTCGCCCGATACTTCGGGAACACGGGGCCGAGCGATGGAGCCGAACCCTGCCCTCCCACGCGCCCGAGCGTTGACGCCTTGCTCGACGAATTATTCCCGAGCGTGAACGCGGAGGCGCGTGCATCGCTTCGCACATCGCTGATCGGGGCGATCAGCGGCGCATCCAGAGCGTCTCACGCCGAACGCGATCGCCACGCCGTGATCGGAACCGATCTCGGATCATCGATCCCAGAGGTCCCCGGATATGACCTGATCGAGGAGATCGGGCGGGGCGGCATGGGCGTGGTGTACGAGGGGTACCAGCGTTCGACCGGGCGCCGCGTCGCCGTCAAGTTCATGCGGGGCTCGGGGCGAGACCTCTCGCTCAGGTTCGAGCGAGAAATCGATCTGCTCGCGAGACTGTCGCACCCGGGGATCGTCTCTGTGATCGACTCGGGAGCCGCCGCAGACCGGTACTACTACGTCATGGAGTATGTCGAGGGCCGCCCGCTCGACCAGCACCTCACGCCCGGCACGAGCGAGCCGCGCAACGTTCTGAAACTTCTCGCTGACATCGCCGACGTTGTGAATGACGCGCACCAGCGGGGCGTGCTGCACCGTGATCTGAAGCCCGCGAACATCCTTGTTGAGTCCAACGGGCGTATCCGCCTCCTCGACTTCGGTCTCGCAAAGGCGATCGATCCCGATACCGGCGTCAACGCCGAACTGACGATCTCCGAAGCCGGGCGGCCGATGGGGACGCTCGCGTACATGCCTCCCGAGCAGGCATCGGGCGGCTCCAGCGGGATCTCGGTCCGCAGCGATGTGTACGCCCTCGGTGTGATCGGGTACTACCTGCTGAGCGGGCGTCACCCGATCGACGTTGACGGAAAGCTGCTGGATGTCATCAAGCGGATCCAGCACGAGCAACCCGATCGCCCATCTTCAATCCGGAACGGACTCGGCGCGGACATCGACGCGATGATCGGCAAGGCCACGTCGAAACTGCCGCAGGATCGCTACGCGACCGCCTCGGACTTCGGCGCGGACATCCGGCGCTATCTCGCAGGATTGCCGATCGAGGCCCGGCGCGTCTCCGACATCGTCCGCTCGTGGCGATGGATCAAGCGGAACAGGGCGCTGGCCGCCGTGGTCTGCGTCTCGGCGCTTCTCGTGGTCTCGTTCGGTGTCGCGGCGTTCCTGAGAGTCGTTGACGAGCGTGACAAGGCCCGCCGGATCGCAAGCCATTCGATGCGGGAACTCAGCCGCCTGCAATCGTCAGAAGAATCCACGCGGGCTGCGGTCACCGAGGCGAGAGAGTTGTACGGCGAGAACTCCGCGGTGTACGCCGACGCCCTGATCCGGCTCGCCCTTGTCATGGAACGGTCTTCGCAGCACACCGCCGCCGCGCTCGAGGCGGGTCGTGCGCTCGAGATCGTGAAACGGATCCTCCCCGAGTCCGACCCGCTGTACTCGATGGCCCATCTGCACTACGGACGCATGATCTTCCAGCCGGGACGGTACATCGACTCTGAGCCAGTTCTGCGAGAGGCGGTCCGACTGCTCGAAGCACACCCGGCGTTTGATGGGCTCGCACTGGCCCAGGCCCGGATGTACCTCGGCTCGGCGCTGCACCAGATCCCCGGGCGCATGCCGGAGGCCGAGCGGTACCTGCGGGAGTCTTACGAGTGGTACCGCCAGCATCCGGATCGCGATGATGGATACATGACGGGTGTGCTGCGCATGCTGGCCAGCGCGATCGCGAATCAGGGGCGTGTGGAAGAGGGGGAGGCCGAGCTGCTCCGTGCCCTTCACGAGGAGGAGCAGCGAGAGCTTCCTGATCCTGCCAGACGCCTTCGCTTGCTGCTCTTCCTCGCCGATTACTACACCGCGGGCAGACGCATGGACGAAGCGGCCGTCTATCGCGAGAAGGCGCAGGCGGATCTGGCCAAGGGGATCGATCCGTTCTCCGTGCCGACACCGGCGCAGCGCTACCTCGGTGAATCCGAGGCGGACCCACGCTGA
- a CDS encoding serine/threonine protein kinase encodes MPDPQPGLPSEDRPSQGPSYTSSFGDVVRIRDEPLPEAPGYDLVEEIGRGGMGVVYEAYQRSTGRKVAIKFMRGLGRDLSIRFEREIDLLARLSIPGVVSVIDSGVHNGNWYYAMEHIDGEPLDERVQPGKGDVRETMGLVASVAEVVTSAHERGVLHRDLKPSNILVEKDGRVRLLDFGLAKSIDPDSGVNAEVTISEPGRPMGTLAYMPPEQASGEGASVRSDVYAIGVIAFYLLTGRHPIEIGGTLIEAVQRIRTTPIPKPSAYRPRVSTDIDAIISKATAKLQADRYATAAELASDIRNHLAGRPISARRVSGVVRVWRWVMRNRILVGVVGGALIAMIVMGIASFMRVVRERDRANSLLLETFSHFSDISQMEDMAFKRAAAAERIYGKQSRLYVVATLQYAILLEHRQRYVEAEHLAREALAVLAELKGISDGDRSLASLYMGRILGWQGKHDEAIKLLTESRSLARNARLGGRVDPFAAGHTEAHAALFLGNNLQLVGRHSDSLEPLEYAYRWWAEDPPTRDDGWYTGAIRTYAESLLRIGEVAQAEGVLLESYQRDSAAVPMDLPRHLRNAVALADFYTAVGRADDAKPYRDEVARALDAGIMPLKQDVRYPEFPPE; translated from the coding sequence ATGCCTGATCCGCAACCAGGTCTGCCTTCCGAAGACCGGCCCTCGCAGGGTCCATCCTACACGAGTTCGTTCGGTGATGTCGTGCGTATCCGGGACGAGCCCCTGCCCGAAGCCCCAGGGTATGACCTCGTTGAGGAGATCGGGCGTGGCGGCATGGGGGTTGTCTATGAGGCCTACCAGCGTTCAACCGGGAGAAAGGTCGCCATCAAGTTCATGCGTGGGCTGGGACGGGACCTCTCCATTCGCTTCGAGCGAGAGATCGACCTGCTCGCGCGTCTGTCGATTCCCGGGGTTGTCTCGGTGATCGACTCTGGCGTCCACAACGGCAACTGGTATTACGCGATGGAGCACATCGACGGGGAGCCGCTCGACGAGCGCGTGCAACCCGGCAAGGGAGATGTGCGCGAGACGATGGGGCTTGTCGCGTCTGTTGCCGAGGTCGTGACCAGCGCGCACGAGCGGGGCGTCTTGCATCGCGATCTCAAGCCGTCGAACATCCTCGTCGAGAAGGATGGGCGCGTCAGACTGCTCGACTTCGGGCTCGCCAAATCGATCGATCCGGATTCGGGCGTGAACGCTGAAGTCACGATCTCCGAGCCGGGGCGACCGATGGGGACGCTCGCGTACATGCCCCCGGAGCAGGCATCGGGCGAGGGCGCGTCGGTCAGGAGCGACGTCTACGCGATCGGTGTGATCGCGTTCTATCTGCTGACGGGTCGCCATCCGATCGAGATCGGGGGGACACTGATCGAGGCCGTCCAGCGCATCCGTACAACGCCGATCCCGAAGCCGTCGGCGTATCGCCCCCGCGTAAGCACGGACATCGACGCGATCATCTCGAAGGCGACAGCCAAACTCCAAGCGGACCGCTACGCCACCGCTGCGGAACTCGCGTCAGATATCCGGAACCACCTCGCCGGGCGGCCGATCAGCGCGCGTCGGGTGTCGGGCGTTGTCCGTGTCTGGCGATGGGTGATGCGGAACAGGATTCTCGTGGGTGTGGTGGGCGGGGCATTGATTGCCATGATTGTGATGGGCATCGCGTCTTTCATGCGCGTCGTCCGCGAGCGAGACCGCGCCAACTCGCTCTTGCTGGAGACCTTCTCCCACTTCAGTGATATCTCGCAGATGGAAGACATGGCGTTCAAGCGTGCCGCAGCTGCCGAGCGGATCTACGGCAAGCAGAGCCGCCTGTATGTCGTCGCGACGCTGCAGTACGCCATTCTTCTCGAACACCGACAACGCTATGTCGAGGCCGAGCACCTCGCCCGAGAAGCTCTCGCCGTGCTCGCAGAACTGAAGGGGATCTCAGATGGGGACAGATCGCTCGCGTCCTTGTACATGGGGCGGATCCTCGGCTGGCAGGGAAAGCATGATGAAGCGATCAAATTGCTGACCGAATCAAGGTCGCTGGCGAGAAACGCCAGACTGGGCGGGAGAGTGGATCCGTTCGCGGCCGGTCACACGGAGGCCCACGCCGCCCTCTTCCTGGGCAATAACCTGCAACTCGTCGGACGACACAGTGACTCGCTCGAACCCCTTGAGTATGCGTATCGGTGGTGGGCCGAAGACCCACCGACACGCGATGACGGGTGGTACACTGGGGCGATCCGCACATACGCCGAGTCGCTGCTCCGGATCGGAGAGGTCGCACAAGCCGAGGGTGTGCTTCTGGAGTCGTACCAGCGCGACTCTGCCGCGGTCCCCATGGACCTGCCGCGTCATCTGAGAAACGCAGTGGCACTCGCGGATTTCTACACAGCAGTCGGACGCGCCGATGACGCAAAGCCGTACCGGGACGAGGTCGCGCGGGCTCTTGACGCTGGGATCATGCCGCTCAAGCAGGATGTTCGATATCCGGAGTTCCCGCCCGAGTAA
- a CDS encoding sigma-70 family RNA polymerase sigma factor, translated as MQTYTGDQHSSYDAALVRAAQAGDDRAIERLLGSVHDRLLGRAARKIGPEWQGRIDPDDLLQETYIQAVADLPGFTDQGEESFYRWISTILDHRFIDAVRRHRAKKRGEGRVAVTPGGMSRHESFLGQCMPDLQTPSVLPRRQEAVAAMMVAIARLDPDQRTVVQRLLLDQESISEIARDMGRSEDAVRRLGSRAVEKLRGLMGDAARFLSVG; from the coding sequence ATGCAAACGTACACTGGCGACCAGCACTCTTCCTACGACGCTGCCCTTGTGCGTGCGGCACAAGCCGGCGACGATCGCGCGATCGAGCGGTTGTTGGGCTCAGTCCACGACCGGCTGCTCGGGCGTGCCGCACGGAAGATCGGACCGGAGTGGCAGGGCCGGATCGATCCGGACGACCTGCTGCAGGAGACGTACATCCAGGCGGTCGCCGATCTGCCGGGCTTCACGGATCAGGGCGAGGAGTCGTTCTACCGCTGGATCTCAACGATACTTGACCATCGCTTCATCGATGCGGTGCGCAGGCATCGTGCGAAGAAGCGAGGAGAGGGGCGAGTCGCCGTGACGCCGGGAGGAATGTCGCGCCACGAGTCGTTCCTCGGGCAGTGCATGCCCGACCTCCAGACGCCCAGTGTGCTGCCCCGCAGGCAGGAGGCGGTTGCCGCGATGATGGTGGCAATCGCGCGGCTGGACCCGGACCAGCGCACGGTGGTGCAACGCCTGCTGCTGGACCAGGAGTCGATCTCCGAGATCGCGCGGGACATGGGGAGGTCCGAGGACGCGGTGAGGCGGTTGGGGTCGCGGGCGGTCGAGAAGCTGCGCGGGCTCATGGGAGATGCGGCCCGGTTCTTGAGCGTGGGGTGA
- a CDS encoding PEP-CTERM sorting domain-containing protein, with translation MHTSHTARSVLCVSTAFLCNTACAEIRSSISFGGGGPDVFLYQMTEPLHGSQSLIYREVQEGTRNMRSEISWGDPAMKWSIMSREGSFGSEFESYQSTTLEVKRKRSELKWLSPGGEWKTSRVDTYTPQVSNVVLDDATIDASFTGFGGLLGSITSLGFSSSIKNGTITYTVTNSGDQDAHVKWAAASIDILVPKNKSHSVSVRSPRNAVERYGVAIFNWDPDGVGALPMELPLMHFARPAKVPTPGTMAIAGIAGLVMARRRR, from the coding sequence ATGCACACCTCCCACACAGCAAGAAGCGTCCTCTGCGTCTCGACCGCGTTCCTGTGCAACACCGCGTGCGCGGAGATCAGATCGAGCATCTCCTTCGGGGGCGGTGGACCCGATGTGTTTCTCTACCAAATGACCGAGCCGCTCCATGGCAGTCAGTCGCTCATCTACCGCGAGGTGCAGGAAGGGACACGCAACATGCGGAGCGAGATCTCATGGGGAGATCCCGCGATGAAGTGGTCGATTATGAGCCGCGAGGGTTCTTTCGGCTCCGAGTTCGAGTCGTACCAGTCCACGACGCTCGAAGTGAAACGGAAGCGGAGCGAGCTGAAGTGGCTGTCGCCTGGGGGTGAATGGAAGACCTCTCGCGTCGATACCTACACGCCGCAAGTGTCGAACGTGGTCCTCGACGACGCCACCATCGACGCGAGTTTCACGGGCTTCGGCGGGCTCCTCGGCAGCATCACATCGCTGGGTTTCTCGAGCTCGATCAAGAACGGCACGATCACGTACACGGTGACTAACAGCGGCGACCAGGACGCCCATGTGAAGTGGGCCGCTGCCTCGATCGACATCCTGGTGCCCAAGAACAAGTCGCATTCGGTCAGCGTGCGTTCGCCCCGGAATGCGGTCGAGCGCTACGGCGTCGCGATTTTCAACTGGGATCCTGACGGAGTCGGGGCACTCCCTATGGAGTTGCCGCTCATGCACTTTGCACGCCCTGCAAAGGTCCCGACCCCCGGCACGATGGCGATCGCGGGCATCGCCGGATTGGTCATGGCACGGCGACGCCGGTGA
- a CDS encoding BatA and WFA domain-containing protein, protein MNFVHPILALVGLAAIALPIIIHLLIRRRVKPLRWAAMRFLLDAYKQSRRRLLLEQILVLLARCALVACVALALGRLLFGGSAGAGLGSGTRPTSLILLIDDSLTSGAGDALARHKAEAARLLSELNPGAGDTAALVTLSRPAEGVVLPPSSDIGAVRSIIERLTPTDASADLAGALNEINRSVLAIDERDRPRIVVAVLSDFLAGSVDLQTPLAALMPKPDALLFSAPRADGIDNVAITSVEPLRSVVTGGRSLASSNQVRVTLMRSGPSVGEATSRVVRVLTTREGGGSETLAQAQARFEPGQREASVIMQANIGPPETGSRASRVIAATIDADALPGDDGVHRVIEFRDSIRVAVVAPRRFQQPTEGSGLDRFDAADWISLALEPIAQQVTGPRADIETSRVEPGAITSARLAGFDAIALCAPQSLDQTGWRAVSSFVDQGGLLMIVPPAGVSVHLWADQLASLDLGWTIGREAKEFEPALSLDASTSLSPREDLLALVRPELQELVRAVGVRRALPLAIDPDRRERAVLGLADGSAFLVAGTPSGDTPRSGRGLVVLFASSLDLGWTDLPAKPLVVPLVQEIVRQGVGVARGIWHASAGTLPPLPAGTSELRSSEKVIETGSSSPITIAIAGRESAPPPIRRSGVFRALDAQGSTRAWISIAPDPRASDTSPVAPAALRSWLSAIAPDSPAAELAVAERAETGRGRLAEAIGTVDGAKDRSFALLLAALALALAELVLARWSSHARVSSDPTIASGTRAGTGGLAA, encoded by the coding sequence ATGAACTTCGTGCATCCAATACTCGCGCTGGTCGGTCTCGCGGCAATCGCGCTGCCGATCATCATCCACCTGCTGATCCGCAGGCGTGTCAAGCCCTTGCGCTGGGCGGCGATGCGTTTCCTCCTGGATGCGTACAAGCAGAGCCGCAGGCGTCTCCTGCTTGAGCAGATCCTGGTGCTGCTGGCGCGGTGTGCGCTCGTCGCGTGTGTCGCGCTCGCGCTGGGGCGGCTTCTCTTCGGGGGGAGCGCGGGCGCGGGGCTCGGCTCCGGCACGCGCCCGACCTCGCTCATCCTTCTGATCGATGACTCGCTGACGTCGGGGGCCGGGGATGCTCTGGCAAGGCACAAAGCCGAGGCGGCACGCCTGCTCTCTGAGTTGAATCCCGGCGCGGGAGACACGGCGGCGCTGGTGACGCTCTCTCGCCCGGCCGAGGGCGTTGTGCTGCCACCGAGCAGCGACATCGGAGCGGTGAGGAGCATCATCGAGCGTCTGACACCGACAGACGCCTCCGCCGACCTTGCGGGCGCGCTGAACGAGATCAATCGGTCCGTGCTCGCGATCGACGAGCGTGACCGCCCCCGTATTGTGGTCGCGGTGCTCTCCGACTTTCTCGCGGGCTCGGTGGACCTTCAGACGCCTCTCGCGGCCCTCATGCCGAAGCCCGACGCGTTGCTTTTCTCGGCACCGAGAGCGGATGGCATCGACAACGTGGCGATCACGAGCGTCGAGCCGCTCCGCTCGGTCGTGACGGGCGGGCGTTCGCTCGCTTCGTCGAATCAGGTCCGGGTGACACTGATGAGGTCCGGACCGAGCGTCGGCGAGGCAACGAGCCGCGTCGTGCGTGTCTTGACCACACGCGAGGGGGGCGGCTCCGAGACGCTGGCACAGGCGCAGGCGAGGTTCGAGCCGGGGCAGAGAGAGGCGTCGGTCATCATGCAGGCGAACATCGGGCCGCCCGAGACCGGCTCGCGTGCGTCGCGCGTGATCGCGGCGACGATCGATGCCGACGCGCTCCCCGGCGACGATGGCGTGCATCGCGTGATCGAGTTCCGAGACTCCATCCGAGTGGCGGTCGTCGCGCCGCGCAGGTTCCAGCAACCGACCGAGGGCTCGGGGCTGGATCGATTCGATGCCGCGGACTGGATCTCGCTCGCGCTCGAGCCGATCGCGCAGCAGGTCACGGGCCCGAGAGCGGACATTGAGACATCACGCGTCGAGCCGGGGGCGATCACTTCGGCGCGGCTCGCGGGGTTCGATGCGATCGCGCTGTGCGCGCCGCAGTCGCTCGATCAGACCGGGTGGCGTGCGGTCTCGTCGTTTGTCGATCAGGGCGGGCTGCTCATGATCGTGCCGCCCGCGGGCGTCTCTGTCCACCTCTGGGCGGACCAGCTCGCGTCGCTCGATCTGGGCTGGACGATCGGGCGCGAGGCGAAAGAGTTTGAGCCCGCGCTCTCGCTCGATGCCTCGACATCGCTCTCGCCTCGTGAAGACCTGCTCGCGCTCGTTCGCCCGGAGTTGCAGGAACTGGTGCGAGCAGTCGGCGTGCGTCGTGCACTCCCGCTCGCGATCGATCCGGACCGTCGCGAACGTGCCGTGCTCGGGCTGGCGGATGGCTCGGCCTTCCTCGTGGCCGGAACGCCCAGCGGCGACACGCCGCGTTCGGGGCGCGGGCTCGTGGTGCTCTTCGCCTCTTCGCTCGATCTGGGCTGGACGGACTTGCCGGCCAAGCCGCTGGTCGTGCCGCTCGTGCAGGAGATCGTGCGTCAGGGTGTCGGCGTGGCGCGCGGGATCTGGCACGCATCCGCCGGCACGCTCCCCCCGCTGCCGGCGGGGACGAGCGAGCTGCGCTCGTCGGAGAAGGTGATCGAGACGGGCTCATCAAGCCCGATCACGATCGCGATAGCGGGGCGCGAATCGGCTCCGCCGCCGATCAGACGCTCGGGCGTCTTTCGCGCGCTCGACGCCCAGGGCTCGACGCGCGCATGGATCTCGATCGCGCCCGACCCACGAGCCAGCGACACGAGCCCGGTTGCGCCCGCAGCGCTCAGATCGTGGCTGAGCGCGATCGCTCCCGATTCACCAGCGGCGGAGTTGGCGGTCGCCGAGCGCGCCGAGACAGGGCGGGGTCGGCTCGCCGAGGCGATCGGCACCGTCGACGGCGCGAAGGATCGATCGTTCGCGCTTCTCCTCGCGGCTCTGGCTCTCGCGCTTGCCGAACTCGTGCTCGCGCGATGGTCCAGCCACGCACGCGTCTCGTCAGACCCGACGATCGCTTCGGGGACACGGGCCGGCACCGGAGGGCTCGCGGCATGA
- a CDS encoding DUF58 domain-containing protein produces MSPPTSTDAGERGIPAGAGSPAPAARRGVLPEGDASLYLHPQTLARLGTFELRAKMIVEGVMSGTHRSPYHGFSVEFAQHRPYVAGDDIRHLDWKVYGRTDKLHLKQYQQETNLDLMILVDSSGSMDFGSRSFEEASGVGRKTSPDGRTYWSKFDHATAIAAAIAYITLQQGDRVGLLVYADEVRAQLKRSSAQGVWRQIVGALSMHPVDRPTNLPRAVEQAMSKLTNRCLLAIVSDLFVDLEQLKTTLARVRHRGHDAILFQVLDRAELLFDLKDEAPFIGLEGEGQVRVDPRAIREAYLDELRKHLEGIERLARGFGFDHQVVSTHEWLGPTLASFVARRNAQIKRSKHA; encoded by the coding sequence ATGAGCCCCCCCACCAGCACGGATGCCGGAGAGCGCGGGATCCCAGCGGGTGCCGGAAGCCCCGCGCCCGCCGCCCGACGCGGCGTGCTCCCCGAGGGCGATGCCTCCCTTTACCTCCACCCCCAGACCCTCGCTCGGCTCGGCACCTTTGAGCTCCGCGCCAAGATGATCGTCGAGGGCGTCATGAGCGGCACGCACCGCTCCCCCTACCACGGCTTCAGCGTGGAGTTTGCGCAGCATCGGCCCTACGTCGCCGGCGACGACATCCGCCACCTGGACTGGAAGGTCTACGGGCGGACCGACAAGCTCCACCTGAAGCAGTACCAGCAGGAGACCAACCTCGATCTGATGATCCTGGTCGATTCCTCCGGCTCCATGGACTTCGGCTCACGCTCCTTTGAAGAGGCCTCCGGCGTCGGACGCAAGACCAGCCCGGATGGACGGACATACTGGAGCAAGTTCGATCACGCGACAGCGATTGCTGCGGCTATTGCGTACATCACCCTCCAGCAGGGCGACCGCGTCGGCCTGCTCGTCTACGCCGATGAGGTCCGCGCTCAGCTCAAGCGTTCCAGCGCACAAGGTGTGTGGCGACAGATCGTCGGCGCACTCTCGATGCACCCCGTGGACCGCCCCACCAACCTTCCCCGCGCGGTCGAGCAGGCGATGAGCAAGCTGACGAACCGCTGCCTGCTCGCGATCGTCAGCGATCTGTTCGTGGATCTTGAGCAGTTGAAGACGACGCTGGCCCGCGTCCGCCATCGGGGCCACGATGCCATCCTGTTCCAAGTGCTCGACCGCGCCGAGTTGTTGTTCGATCTCAAGGACGAGGCACCGTTCATCGGTCTCGAAGGCGAGGGGCAGGTCCGCGTTGATCCGCGCGCGATCCGCGAGGCGTATCTGGACGAGCTGCGGAAGCACCTGGAAGGCATCGAGCGGCTTGCCCGCGGGTTCGGCTTCGACCATCAAGTTGTGAGCACGCATGAATGGCTCGGCCCGACGCTCGCGTCCTTTGTCGCTCGACGGAACGCGCAGATCAAGCGTTCGAAACATGCATAG
- a CDS encoding NINE protein: MRSTPVSYILWLFCFIGLCGLHRFYHGRWVTGLIWLFTFGLLGFGQLIDLFLIPGMTRISNLEQRVERMAWRPAHA, translated from the coding sequence ATGCGTTCGACACCTGTCTCCTACATCCTCTGGCTCTTCTGCTTCATCGGGCTCTGTGGGCTCCACCGGTTCTATCACGGGCGGTGGGTCACGGGCCTGATCTGGCTCTTCACGTTTGGGTTGCTGGGCTTCGGGCAGCTCATCGACCTCTTCCTGATCCCCGGCATGACGCGGATCAGCAATCTCGAGCAGCGCGTCGAGCGGATGGCGTGGCGACCGGCGCACGCGTGA
- a CDS encoding 6-phosphofructokinase, whose translation MPSNSISRIGVLTGGGDCPGLNAVIRAVVKDAASHGIQTVGIEDGFLGLIEDRVRPLTPRDVSGILLQGGTILGSSNKANPRKFACGVGADGKPIIEDRTDQCMAVIEKHGLQALVVIGGDGTMSCADTFVKRGVRCIGVPKTIDNDIYGTDLTFGFLTAVQTATDAIDRVRTTAASHHRVMVVEVMGRNAGWIALHAGIASGSDIILIPEIPFSVDRVCEHIRKRASEGKKYSIVCAAEGAKMAGGSAFVERVVATSPDPIRLGGIGKALSGMIEEKIGVESRYVVLGHVQRGGTPVALDRVLATQFGDHAMELLKFGCGPARDMDPERGSRLVVWKDAKLGDIALTEASNKQRLVPLDHPLLAAARSVGTSFAEG comes from the coding sequence ATGCCATCCAACTCCATCTCCCGCATCGGGGTCCTCACGGGGGGCGGCGACTGCCCCGGGCTCAATGCCGTCATCCGCGCCGTTGTGAAGGACGCCGCGTCGCACGGCATCCAGACCGTCGGCATCGAGGACGGGTTTCTGGGGCTGATCGAGGACCGCGTCCGGCCGCTCACGCCGAGAGACGTCTCCGGCATCCTCCTCCAGGGAGGTACCATCCTCGGGTCGTCCAACAAGGCCAACCCGCGGAAGTTCGCGTGCGGCGTCGGGGCGGACGGAAAGCCGATCATCGAGGATCGCACCGACCAGTGCATGGCGGTCATCGAGAAGCACGGGCTTCAGGCGCTCGTCGTCATCGGGGGCGATGGCACGATGTCGTGCGCGGATACGTTCGTCAAGCGGGGCGTGCGTTGCATCGGCGTGCCTAAGACCATCGACAACGACATCTACGGGACGGACCTGACGTTCGGTTTCCTGACCGCCGTGCAGACTGCTACGGACGCGATCGATCGCGTGCGAACGACCGCCGCGAGCCATCATCGCGTGATGGTGGTGGAGGTGATGGGTCGGAACGCCGGGTGGATCGCGCTGCACGCGGGGATCGCCAGCGGCAGCGACATCATCCTCATTCCCGAGATTCCGTTCTCGGTCGATCGTGTCTGCGAGCACATCCGGAAGCGTGCCAGCGAGGGGAAGAAGTACAGCATTGTGTGTGCCGCGGAGGGTGCGAAGATGGCCGGCGGCAGCGCGTTCGTGGAGCGCGTGGTGGCGACGAGCCCGGACCCGATTCGCCTCGGCGGCATCGGCAAGGCGCTCTCGGGCATGATCGAAGAGAAGATCGGCGTAGAGTCGCGCTACGTCGTCCTCGGTCATGTGCAGCGGGGCGGAACGCCGGTCGCGCTCGATCGCGTGCTGGCGACGCAGTTCGGCGATCACGCGATGGAGTTGCTGAAGTTCGGCTGCGGGCCCGCGCGCGACATGGACCCGGAGCGCGGCTCACGCCTGGTCGTGTGGAAGGATGCGAAACTGGGTGACATTGCGCTGACGGAGGCGAGCAACAAGCAGCGGCTCGTGCCGCTGGACCATCCGCTGCTCGCGGCGGCGCGGAGCGTGGGGACGAGCTTTGCGGAGGGGTGA